Proteins from a genomic interval of Pseudomonas asplenii:
- a CDS encoding flavin reductase family protein, which yields MIDATLYKQVMGSFPSGVTVITTLDDDGQIVGLTASAFSSLSMEPALVLFCPNYSSDSYPHLIKSKRFAIHVLSEAQQNEAYAFARKGKDKAQGIEWTLSELGNPLLANATAIIECELWREYEGGDHAIMVGAVKNLIVPQRENGPLVYCHGKMGALPAVA from the coding sequence ATGATCGATGCAACCCTCTACAAGCAAGTCATGGGCTCGTTCCCGTCCGGCGTCACGGTGATCACCACTCTGGACGACGACGGCCAGATTGTCGGCCTGACCGCCAGTGCCTTCAGCTCGCTGTCGATGGAACCGGCGCTGGTGCTGTTCTGCCCCAACTACAGCTCCGACTCGTACCCGCACCTGATCAAGAGCAAGCGCTTCGCCATCCATGTGCTGTCCGAGGCCCAGCAGAACGAAGCCTACGCCTTTGCCCGCAAGGGCAAGGATAAAGCGCAGGGCATCGAGTGGACGTTGAGCGAGTTGGGCAATCCGCTGTTGGCCAACGCCACGGCGATCATCGAATGCGAGCTGTGGCGCGAATATGAGGGCGGCGACCATGCGATCATGGTCGGCGCGGTGAAAAACCTGATCGTGCCGCAACGCGAGAACGGCCC
- a CDS encoding START domain-containing protein, protein MRTLLSVIALTTACLGPTVSVAAEHWNLAREEDGIQVFLSKVPGSRYQSFRGVTDIKASVATLRDLQENLRVACKWLYACAEMRLLKNDGDDTWVYLTTDLPWPAAPRDMVLHVHSEQTDDGNLIRHLEATPDYLPPVPGLIRVRQLNGLWKMLPKGDGVTEVTYQLQAEPAGDIPSWLANQFVVDAPMVSLKTLRAVAERQGIRPAATNDAALP, encoded by the coding sequence ATGAGAACCCTGCTATCCGTGATCGCCCTGACGACCGCCTGCCTGGGCCCGACCGTCAGTGTAGCCGCCGAACACTGGAATCTGGCCAGGGAGGAAGACGGCATTCAGGTCTTCCTGAGCAAAGTACCGGGTTCACGCTACCAGAGCTTTCGTGGAGTCACTGACATCAAGGCCAGTGTCGCCACCCTGCGCGACCTGCAGGAGAACCTGAGAGTCGCCTGCAAGTGGCTCTACGCCTGTGCCGAGATGCGCCTGCTGAAGAACGACGGCGACGATACCTGGGTCTACCTGACCACCGACCTGCCCTGGCCAGCCGCCCCTCGGGACATGGTGCTGCACGTGCACAGCGAACAGACCGACGACGGCAACCTGATTCGCCACCTGGAGGCAACCCCCGACTACCTGCCACCCGTGCCGGGCCTGATCCGTGTGCGCCAGTTGAACGGCCTGTGGAAGATGCTACCCAAGGGCGACGGCGTGACCGAAGTGACCTACCAGTTACAGGCCGAGCCGGCGGGCGACATTCCCTCCTGGCTGGCCAATCAGTTCGTGGTCGATGCGCCGATGGTCAGCCTCAAGACGTTGCGGGCGGTTGCCGAACGACAAGGTATACGCCCCGCCGCAACCAACGACGCAGCCCTGCCCTGA
- a CDS encoding ABC transporter permease, translating to MLLTPNAMSRRMRLGLYLTTGLIALFLLLPIVFIVLLSFGSSQWLVFPPPGWTLKWYGQFFSNPDWMNAALASLKVAVLTTVFAVALGLPTAFALVRGRFPGREMLYGLFTLPMIVPLVIIAVAVYALFLKLGYTGTMFAFVVSHVIVALPFTIISIINSLKLFDQSIEDAAVICGASRLQAVFKVTFPAIRPGMVAGALFAFLVSWDEVVLSVMMASPTLQTLPVKMWTTLRQDLTPVIAVASTLLIGLSILVMVIAAALRRRNELSA from the coding sequence ATGCTCCTGACCCCGAACGCCATGAGCCGGCGCATGCGCCTGGGCCTCTACCTCACCACTGGACTGATCGCCCTGTTCCTGCTGCTGCCGATCGTGTTCATCGTCCTGCTGTCGTTCGGCTCCTCCCAGTGGCTGGTGTTTCCGCCGCCGGGCTGGACGCTGAAATGGTACGGCCAGTTCTTCTCCAACCCGGACTGGATGAATGCCGCCCTGGCCAGCCTCAAGGTCGCGGTACTGACCACGGTCTTCGCCGTGGCGCTGGGACTGCCAACCGCCTTCGCCCTGGTACGTGGACGCTTCCCCGGCCGGGAAATGCTCTACGGGCTGTTCACCCTGCCGATGATCGTGCCCCTGGTGATCATCGCGGTGGCGGTCTATGCACTGTTTCTCAAACTCGGCTATACCGGCACGATGTTCGCTTTCGTGGTCAGCCACGTGATCGTCGCCCTGCCCTTCACCATCATCTCGATCATCAACTCGCTGAAACTGTTCGACCAGTCGATCGAGGATGCTGCGGTGATCTGTGGCGCCTCGCGCCTGCAGGCAGTGTTCAAGGTGACCTTCCCGGCGATTCGCCCCGGCATGGTCGCCGGTGCACTGTTTGCCTTCCTGGTGTCGTGGGACGAAGTGGTGCTGAGCGTGATGATGGCCAGCCCGACCCTGCAGACCCTGCCCGTGAAAATGTGGACCACCCTGCGCCAGGACCTGACCCCGGTGATCGCCGTCGCTTCGACGCTGCTGATCGGCCTGTCGATATTGGTGATGGTGATCGCCGCCGCGCTGCGTCGGCGCAATGAACTCAGCGCCTGA
- a CDS encoding AAA family ATPase: MADLDIVGAATFCGSWLAGDSARTVAQELETKNNSTFMDAPFKVSDFSRECHLAFRLSGRRVLQKFDRGAVPPPLHLKSEEAKLARARLLEFFSNTDEKILQSNLPALGIQLTYLSVKKCLEELFNRKCAFCESVCTTVPYRFRPASNAIPVENHDNAHLYYSWLENAWENIYSICTDCIPDRSDYFPVIGRRAPVPTRNEFDFYVKSGSGQWGAYPPEEENLLLDPCASVNFSKHFEVDLSGELIPISEHARETIQNFKLNRPNLVRKRGEVLKGYLQRYEATKSHGSAYEQSDLIFNFPHIEFGGVWLIYLEQEQARSLGNLAVETFFQPGTTNNRLFTALNKYKPVVDVTNLPRFPEPEYRTRQLKSIELRNFKSIERLVIDMPENPEQLSEGTTPALLILGENAAGKSSILEAVALAMCSKPARNELALDVHALPLNPELLGSSLPEKVAPAFIKLSFRDSTTRTLGISSGRYRVGGEEHLPSVFAYGAFRQYQEEDLPPAEVRPIINLFKSHVLLSNPEKWLLGLREPEFRMVVRALREILSIEAEFDVMDRDFSSQQCFLVSKLAGTERKSRTPLSLASSGYRAVLAMVCDVMQGLMNKKSNMYFQTLVSASAVVLIDEVEAHLHPRWKIQIMQALRKALPKVTFIATTHDPLCLRGMHNGEVVVMQRIACHDKALSEFPVYVERITELPNVAQLTIEQLLTSDFFNLSSTDQPDTERELAKFADLLSAREKGEQLTQVEQDALHGLERDISSALPVGSTEVQRLVQEAVVEYLDNRRLASAQKLSQLRSKAKQDILDILNGL; this comes from the coding sequence TTGGCTGACCTGGATATCGTAGGCGCCGCTACCTTCTGTGGGAGCTGGCTTGCTGGCGATAGCGCCCGGACAGTTGCGCAAGAACTGGAGACGAAAAACAACTCTACTTTTATGGACGCGCCGTTTAAAGTTTCTGATTTTTCGAGAGAATGCCATCTGGCTTTCCGACTCTCAGGGAGAAGAGTTTTGCAGAAATTTGACCGAGGTGCTGTTCCCCCGCCGCTCCATCTGAAAAGCGAAGAAGCCAAGTTAGCCAGGGCTCGGCTCTTGGAGTTTTTCTCCAATACTGATGAAAAAATATTACAAAGCAACCTGCCGGCGCTTGGAATTCAGCTGACGTATCTCTCGGTGAAAAAGTGCCTAGAGGAGCTTTTTAATAGAAAATGTGCCTTTTGCGAAAGCGTGTGTACGACGGTTCCTTATAGGTTTCGTCCCGCCTCAAACGCAATCCCTGTTGAAAACCACGACAACGCGCATTTGTATTATTCCTGGCTGGAAAATGCGTGGGAGAATATATATTCAATCTGTACTGACTGCATTCCTGATCGAAGTGATTATTTTCCTGTGATCGGTAGGCGTGCGCCAGTTCCAACACGCAACGAATTTGACTTTTATGTCAAGAGTGGTAGTGGGCAGTGGGGAGCGTATCCGCCAGAAGAAGAGAACTTGTTGCTGGATCCTTGCGCCTCAGTAAATTTTTCAAAACACTTTGAGGTTGACTTGTCAGGTGAGCTGATACCGATTTCAGAACATGCCAGGGAAACCATACAGAATTTCAAGCTCAATCGCCCTAACTTGGTGAGGAAAAGAGGGGAGGTGCTCAAGGGGTATTTGCAACGATATGAAGCTACAAAATCACATGGAAGCGCTTATGAACAGTCTGATCTAATATTCAATTTTCCTCACATCGAATTCGGCGGGGTCTGGCTTATATATCTTGAACAGGAACAAGCACGCTCACTCGGGAATTTGGCTGTGGAGACATTTTTTCAGCCGGGGACTACGAATAATCGGTTGTTTACGGCTTTGAATAAGTATAAGCCTGTTGTGGATGTGACAAATCTTCCACGCTTTCCTGAGCCGGAATATCGCACTCGGCAACTGAAGTCTATTGAACTCAGAAATTTCAAGAGTATAGAGAGGCTTGTCATCGACATGCCTGAAAACCCTGAGCAGTTGTCGGAGGGGACGACCCCCGCCTTGCTCATTCTCGGAGAGAATGCCGCAGGGAAAAGCTCCATTCTCGAGGCTGTTGCGCTCGCAATGTGTTCGAAGCCGGCCCGAAATGAGTTGGCACTCGATGTCCATGCACTGCCCTTGAATCCTGAGTTGTTGGGAAGCTCACTTCCTGAAAAAGTGGCGCCCGCGTTTATCAAGTTGTCTTTTCGGGACTCCACGACCCGGACCCTGGGTATTTCCTCGGGACGTTATCGGGTTGGCGGTGAAGAACACCTTCCCAGTGTATTTGCCTATGGCGCGTTTCGGCAGTATCAGGAGGAGGACCTCCCTCCGGCCGAAGTCAGGCCAATCATTAATCTATTCAAGTCTCATGTGCTTTTGTCTAATCCGGAAAAGTGGTTGCTCGGGCTGAGAGAGCCCGAGTTTCGTATGGTCGTCCGGGCGCTGCGTGAAATTCTGTCGATTGAAGCGGAATTTGATGTCATGGATCGTGACTTTAGTTCTCAGCAGTGCTTTCTAGTGAGTAAACTGGCGGGAACGGAGCGGAAAAGCAGGACACCATTGAGTCTGGCTTCATCGGGTTATCGTGCCGTCCTAGCGATGGTCTGTGATGTCATGCAAGGGTTGATGAATAAAAAATCCAACATGTATTTTCAGACTCTGGTTTCTGCCTCAGCTGTGGTGCTGATTGATGAAGTCGAAGCACATTTGCACCCTCGTTGGAAAATTCAGATTATGCAGGCCTTGCGAAAAGCCTTGCCTAAGGTGACGTTTATCGCCACTACACATGATCCTCTTTGTCTGCGTGGCATGCATAACGGGGAGGTGGTGGTCATGCAGCGCATTGCTTGTCATGACAAGGCGTTGAGTGAATTTCCTGTCTATGTGGAACGAATCACCGAGCTTCCGAATGTCGCTCAGCTGACCATTGAGCAACTGCTGACCTCGGATTTCTTCAATCTATCTTCCACTGACCAGCCTGACACCGAGCGAGAGTTGGCAAAATTCGCAGACCTGTTGAGCGCACGCGAAAAAGGTGAGCAGTTGACGCAGGTAGAACAGGATGCATTGCATGGACTTGAACGCGATATCAGTAGCGCTTTGCCGGTTGGTTCCACTGAGGTTCAGAGGCTGGTACAGGAAGCGGTTGTCGAGTATCTGGATAATCGGCGGCTGGCCTCGGCACAAAAACTCTCGCAGCTTCGGAGCAAAGCCAAGCAGGACATTCTTGATATTTTGAACGGGCTCTGA
- a CDS encoding HNH endonuclease family protein, translating into MRAVNRKSVIVPDAMSGKNSPAIKELQKLQAYFDVPKGKLPAFAVYKSDSVKKQLNELFHGKCAYCESFYYGTAPVDIEHYRPKGSVYEDPDHPGYWWIAMDWDNLLPSCIHCNRRSGQVTHAPTTSLVSLVNEGRELSRSRVMQTGKQDSFPILGERAAVGVLDFAAEQALLLDPCRDSPQEHLSFHVDSGNLIGLVLPKSHDSGGLDLATGVAGVRPELREVIEQALADKLSLRGAVSIHVYGLNRLGLVQERTRVLRQLEFLEMLSVEMGLMAQDLDPGPTDPVAEEPEQENRVRDRRIAKRLRFLQEQILGQMKAMARPEAPYSVMVREWIEGFKVRLSS; encoded by the coding sequence ATGCGCGCCGTCAATCGCAAGAGTGTGATCGTTCCGGATGCAATGTCGGGAAAAAATTCACCGGCAATAAAAGAGTTGCAGAAACTTCAGGCATATTTCGACGTGCCGAAAGGCAAGCTGCCAGCCTTTGCCGTCTATAAGTCCGACAGTGTCAAGAAGCAGCTAAATGAGCTGTTCCACGGCAAATGCGCCTACTGCGAGAGCTTCTACTACGGCACTGCCCCGGTGGATATCGAGCACTACCGGCCCAAGGGCAGCGTTTACGAGGACCCGGACCATCCTGGTTACTGGTGGATCGCCATGGACTGGGACAATCTGCTGCCCAGTTGCATTCACTGCAACCGGCGCAGCGGGCAGGTGACTCACGCGCCCACGACAAGTCTGGTCAGCCTGGTGAACGAGGGGCGTGAACTCAGTCGCTCTCGGGTGATGCAGACCGGCAAGCAGGACAGTTTTCCGATCCTGGGCGAGCGAGCGGCAGTCGGTGTTCTCGACTTTGCTGCGGAACAGGCGCTGTTATTGGACCCGTGCCGGGATTCGCCGCAGGAACACCTGAGCTTTCATGTCGACAGCGGTAATCTGATCGGTCTGGTGCTGCCCAAGTCCCATGATAGTGGCGGTCTGGACCTGGCCACAGGGGTGGCAGGGGTCCGGCCGGAACTGCGAGAGGTCATCGAGCAGGCCCTGGCCGACAAACTGAGCCTCAGGGGCGCGGTGTCGATCCATGTCTATGGTTTGAACCGGCTCGGGTTGGTGCAGGAACGCACCCGTGTGCTGCGCCAGCTGGAGTTTCTGGAAATGTTGTCGGTGGAAATGGGCCTGATGGCCCAGGACCTGGACCCCGGCCCAACTGACCCGGTTGCCGAAGAACCCGAGCAGGAGAACCGGGTGCGCGACCGCCGTATTGCCAAGCGCCTGCGTTTTCTCCAGGAGCAGATCCTCGGGCAGATGAAAGCCATGGCCCGTCCCGAAGCACCTTATTCGGTCATGGTCCGGGAGTGGATCGAGGGTTTCAAGGTACGCCTGTCGAGTTGA
- a CDS encoding ABC transporter ATP-binding protein, with translation MSAVIKDPAQQNDRTLVSLRNLNKHYGDFAAVDNISLDIKDGEFLTFLGSSGSGKSTTLSMLAGFESPSSGEILVGGKSLVNVPPHKRDIGMVFQRYSLFPHLSVRDNIAFPLAIRKLAAAEREKRVDAMLKLVQLEQFAHRRPAQLSGGQQQRVAIARALVYEPRILLMDEPLGALDKKLREDLQDELRQLHRRLGITIVYVTHDQEEAMRLSQRIAIFSHGKIVGLGSGYDLYQNPPNAFVASFLGNSNFLRLKAQGNGAASFEGQTLSIRLTAGLQHDQDALLMVRPEKALALSLEQSSGEPLTAGWNQVTATVNEVLFLGESQTCSVVTLGGTAMTVKALSATGMPLKAGDLVAVRWATADACVYTQWQESDLNKAAGSH, from the coding sequence ATGAGTGCCGTGATCAAAGACCCTGCACAACAGAACGACCGTACCCTGGTCAGCCTGCGCAACCTGAACAAGCACTACGGCGATTTCGCCGCCGTGGACAACATCTCGCTGGACATCAAGGATGGCGAGTTCCTGACCTTCCTCGGCTCCAGCGGCTCGGGCAAGAGCACCACGCTGTCGATGCTGGCCGGCTTCGAAAGCCCCAGCTCCGGGGAAATCCTGGTGGGCGGCAAGTCGCTGGTCAACGTGCCGCCGCACAAACGCGACATCGGCATGGTGTTTCAGCGCTACTCGCTGTTCCCGCACCTCTCGGTGCGCGACAACATCGCCTTCCCCCTGGCCATTCGCAAACTGGCTGCCGCCGAGCGCGAGAAACGCGTCGACGCGATGCTCAAGCTGGTGCAACTGGAACAGTTCGCCCATCGCCGTCCGGCACAACTGTCCGGTGGCCAGCAACAGCGCGTGGCGATCGCCCGAGCCCTGGTCTACGAACCCCGCATCCTGCTGATGGACGAACCCCTCGGCGCCCTGGACAAGAAGCTGCGTGAAGACCTGCAAGACGAACTGCGCCAGTTGCATCGACGCCTGGGCATCACCATCGTCTACGTGACCCACGACCAGGAAGAAGCCATGCGTCTGTCCCAGCGCATCGCCATCTTCAGCCACGGCAAGATCGTCGGCCTGGGCAGCGGCTACGACCTCTACCAGAACCCGCCGAACGCCTTCGTCGCCTCGTTCCTGGGCAACTCCAACTTCCTGCGGCTCAAGGCCCAGGGCAACGGTGCGGCCAGTTTCGAAGGGCAAACCCTGTCGATCCGGCTGACGGCGGGCCTGCAGCACGACCAGGACGCACTGCTGATGGTACGCCCGGAAAAGGCCCTGGCCCTGAGCCTCGAACAAAGCTCTGGCGAACCGTTGACCGCCGGCTGGAACCAGGTCACGGCGACCGTCAACGAGGTGCTGTTTCTCGGTGAAAGCCAAACCTGCAGCGTTGTGACCCTGGGCGGCACGGCCATGACCGTCAAGGCCCTGTCCGCGACCGGCATGCCGCTCAAGGCCGGTGATCTGGTGGCCGTACGCTGGGCCACGGCCGATGCCTGCGTCTACACCCAATGGCAGGAAAGCGACCTGAACAAGGCCGCTGGCAGTCACTGA
- a CDS encoding ABC transporter permease, which produces MKMAASAVHSSPPTGGATGAAGSACGKAAVMKHTPSLARRWKGAGNLAPALLFLGLFFLAPLIGLLLRGVLEPTPGLENYQQLFANSAYARVLLNTFSVAGLVTLFSLLLGFPLAWAITLVPRGWGRWLLSIVLLSMWTSLLARTYSWLVLLQASGVINKLLMGLGIIDQPLEMVHNLTGVVIGMSYIMIPFIVLPLQATMQAIDPMILQAGSICGASPWTNFFRVFLPLCRPGLFSGALMVFVMSLGYYVTPALLGGAQNMMLPEFIIQQVQSFLNWGLASAGAALLILITLVLFYFYLKLQPESPVGASNAR; this is translated from the coding sequence ATGAAAATGGCCGCCAGCGCGGTCCATTCCTCCCCACCGACCGGAGGCGCCACTGGCGCCGCCGGCTCGGCCTGCGGCAAGGCGGCTGTCATGAAACACACACCTTCGCTGGCCCGGCGCTGGAAAGGTGCCGGCAACCTGGCACCCGCCCTGCTGTTCCTGGGCCTGTTCTTTCTGGCTCCGCTGATCGGCCTGCTGCTGCGCGGCGTGCTGGAGCCCACGCCAGGGCTTGAGAACTACCAGCAACTGTTCGCCAACTCGGCGTATGCCCGGGTCCTGCTCAACACCTTCTCGGTGGCCGGGCTGGTCACTTTGTTCAGCCTGCTGCTGGGCTTCCCGCTGGCCTGGGCGATCACCCTGGTACCTCGCGGCTGGGGCCGCTGGTTGCTGAGTATCGTACTGCTGTCGATGTGGACCAGCCTGCTGGCGCGGACCTACTCCTGGCTGGTGCTGCTGCAAGCCTCCGGCGTGATCAACAAACTGCTGATGGGCCTGGGGATCATCGACCAACCGCTGGAAATGGTGCACAACCTGACCGGCGTGGTGATCGGCATGAGCTACATCATGATTCCATTCATCGTCCTGCCGTTGCAGGCGACCATGCAGGCCATCGACCCGATGATCCTGCAAGCCGGCTCCATCTGCGGTGCCAGCCCCTGGACCAACTTCTTCCGGGTCTTCCTGCCACTGTGCCGCCCGGGGCTGTTTTCCGGTGCGCTGATGGTCTTCGTGATGTCCCTCGGTTACTACGTGACGCCAGCCCTGCTGGGCGGCGCGCAGAACATGATGCTGCCGGAGTTCATCATTCAACAGGTGCAATCGTTCCTCAACTGGGGCCTGGCCAGCGCCGGCGCCGCCCTGCTGATCCTGATTACCCTGGTGCTGTTCTACTTCTACCTGAAGCTCCAACCGGAATCCCCGGTCGGCGCGAGCAACGCGAGGTAA